One Sphingomonas kaistensis genomic window, CGCGGGCGCTTTTCCGGGTGCCTTCGCGGAACGGATCGGCAAGCTCGTCGAAGCGGACGGCGGCACCCTGTTGCTCGACGAGATCGGCGATCTTCCCGCTTCGACCCAGGAAGCGCTCGACCGCGTGCTGGCGACGGGCGAGGTGCGGCCGGTCGGCTGCAACGGGTCCAACAGCGTCGACGTGCGGTTGATCGCGACCTCGAGTAAGCCGCTGCCCGACAATTTCGACCAGGGCCTTGCCGATCGTCTCGCCGGAACCGTGGTCGCGGTGCCCCCCTTGCGCGATCGCAGCGGCGACATTCCGGCGCTTGCCCGGCATCTCCTGTCACGGCACACCGGGCAGCCCGGCATTCGTCCGCTTTCGATTGCCGAGGGCGCGCTCGAGGTGCTGATGCGCTACGGCTGGCCGGGCAACGTGCGCCAGTTGTCGAACGTCCTGTTTCGCGCCGCCTTGCAATGCGAAGGCTCGGCTCTGACCGCCGACGACTTTCCGCACATCGCGCTGCAGTCCAAGTTCACCAACCGCGTCGGCGATACGTCGCGCGAGATCGGCGCGACCGCCGCCTCCGCGGCGCTTGCCGGCGGTCAGGGCATCACCTTGTGGCAGGCCGACGGGCATTTGCGATCGCTCGAAGAGATCGAAGGCGATCTCATCCGTCTCGCCATCGGGCATTATCGCGGCAAGATGACCGAGGTAGCGCGCCGCCTCGGAATCGGGCGCTCGACCCTGTATCGCAAGCTTGCCGAGCTCGGGATCGACACCGGCGCCTGACGCCCCCACATGAGCAGCCGATGCAGATCGTGTTGCTCCTCGTTCTCCTGCTCGCCGCCTGCAAGCGGCCCGAGCCGGCGCCTGACATCCAGGAAACGACTGCGAGCGGGCCGTGCCGTTCGCTGATGTTCGAAGGCCAGCGCTTCACCATCTGCCGCGATCCGGCGGCACGATTGGAGCTGGCCCTCAACGATTTCCGCGGCCGCCCCTTGCGCAGTTTCGTGGCGCTGGAGCAGGTGCTGGGTGATCGCGCGACCAAGGTGCGCTTCGCGCTGAATGGCGGCATGTTCGACCACGAAGGACGCCCGATCGGCCTCGCCAATGCCGACGGTAAGGAAGCGCGGCCGATCAATCGGCGCACCGACGGCGGCGGCAATTTTCATCTTCAGCCCAACGGAATCTTCCTGGTCCGGAACAACGGACGCGCGGCCATCGTGCGAACGCAGGATTATGCGCCTGAGACGGCGCCTCGCATGGCGACCCAGAGCGGACCGATGCTCGTCATCGATGGCACAGTGAACCCCCGCTTCGATGCCGACGGACGTTCGCGATACGTTCGCAACGGGGTCGGAGTGGATGGCGAGGGCGTGCCCGTTTTCGCCATCAGCAACGCGCCGGTCAGCTTCGGCAAGTTCGCGCGTTTATTCGCGGGGCCGTTAGGGTGCCGCAACGCGCTGTACCTCGACGGATCGGTGTCGAGCCTTTGGGATCCGGCGAATGGGCGGATGGACAGCCTCGTGCCGATCGGACCGATGATCGTTGCAATAGCGTCTTAGAACCGTGGCGTAAGTGCCTGATCACGCAGGCCGCGCCAAAGGCGCAATGCTTGAACCGTTTCGAACGTGTCGTGGGCCCGCACCAGATGAGCCCCCTGCTCCGCCGCCTTGATCGCCAGTACCACGCTGCCACCCAGCCGACGGTCGGCAGGCGCTTCGTTGTGAAGCGCGCCGATAAACCGCTTGCGACTGGCCCCGACCAGAAGTGGGCATCCGAGCGCGTGAAAGGCCGACAGCCCGTTCATCAACTCGAGATTATGCGCCACGGTCTTGCCGAAGCCGATGCCCGGATCGACGATGATCCGGTCGCGCGCGATACCGGCCTCGACGGCGGCGGCGATCCGGTCTTCCAGCCAGAAGAACACTTCGACCAGCGCGCCCCGCGGATAGGAGGGCGCGTCCTGCATGGTCTCGGGCGAGCCCTGATGATGCATCAGGACGACCGGTACGCCAGCCTTGGCGACCACCTCGGCCGAGCGTGGGTCCCAGGTCAGCGCCGACACGTCGTTGACCAGCGCCGCGCCGATGCCGAGCGCCGCTTCCATGACGCTGGCTTTGCGTGTGTCGATCGACACCGCCGCCCCGCCTGCGGCAAGACGCTGGACCAGCGGCACCACGCGCTCGATCTCGTCGCCTTCCCACACTGCCCGGGCGCCGGGACGCGTGCTCTCGCCACCCACGTCGAGGATCGCGGCGCCAGCCTCGCTTGCGGCAAAGCCGTCTTCGGCGCTTGCTGCCTCGCCGCCACCCGAAAAACTGTCGGGCGTCGCGTTGAGGATTGCCATGACCTGCGGCTGATCGAGGCGAATGGTTCGCTGCCCGAGGGGCAGCGGCTTGCGCGGCGCCGTCAGGGCGGCCCAGTCCGACACCATGGCGGCGGTGTCGAGCCGCTGTTCCAGCCGTTCGACCGGAATCAGCTCGGGCGAAACGTTCCCGTCGTGTCCGACCTTGAGCAGCTCGACCGCGGAAAACCAGCACATCGTTCCGGCCAGCCGCGCGACCTGTCCGTCGAAGCCGAAGGGCGCGTCGACGAAGCCGGTCGGGCGAAGGATCGTGCGAAAGGTCATGGGGTCGCTCAGGCCAGGCCCGCCAGATGCTCCTGGCGAAGCGTGTCGATCGGTACCAGCCGGCCCATTCGCTCAACGTGCCAGAAGGTCCAGCCATTGCAGCTCGGCGCCTTGTTGAGGCCGGCGCCGACTTTGTGGATCGATCCGGCATGCGGTCCGCAGCTCAGCGATCCGTCGGCGCGCACCGCGGCTTTCCAGCGGCGCTTGGTGTCCATCAGCACCGTGCCCGGCGGGACCAGGCCGCTTTCGACCAGCAAACCGAAGGCGACCCGCGGCTGGCTGCGCTTGTCGGGCACGGTTTCCATCGCGCTTTCATCGAGCGGCAGGGTCGCTGCGATCCGCGCTTCGGCCACCTCGATATAATCGGGCTCGCGCTCGATCCCGATCCAGTGACGGCCGAGCCGCTTGGCGACCGCGCCGGTGGTGCCGGTGCCAAAGAACGGGTCGAGCACGGTGTCGCCCGGCTGCGTGCAGGCCAGCAGCACGCGATAAAGCAGGCTTTCGGGCTTCTGCGTCGGATGCGCCTTGTGCCCATCCCCGCCCTTCAGCCGCTCGCCGCCCGAGCAGATCGGAAGCACCCAGTCGGAGCGCATCTGCAAGTCGTCGTTGAGCGCCTTCATCGCGCGATAGTTGAAGGTGTAGCGGCTGTCCTGCGACTTTGAGCACCACAGCAAGGTCTCATGCGCATTGGTGAAACGGGTGCCGCGAAAGTTGGGCATCGGGTTCGACTTGCGCCACACGATGTCGTTGAGGATCCAGAAATCGAGGTCCTGCAGCGCGGCGCCGACGCGGAAGATGTTGTGATAGCTGCCGATCACCCAGATCGCGCCATCGTCCTTCAGCACGCGGCGCGCTTCGGTCAGCCAGGCGCGGGTGAATTTGTCGTAGGCGGCGAGGCTGTCGAAGCGGTCCCAGTCATTGTCCACTGCATCGACCCGCCCGCCTTCGGGCCGGAACAGATCGCCGCCGAGCTGAAGATTATAGGGCGGATCGGCGAAGATCAGATCGACGCTGCCGGCGGGAAGCGCACGCATCGCTTCGATGCAATCGCCGGCGATGATTCGCCCGCTCGGATCGACGTCGGCCTTGCGACGGACACGCGGCAACGCGTCCTTTACGGGCGACATGAGGTTCATGAAATGCGTTTCCCCCTGCTTTCGACCGTCATGGTGAGTCCGCCATGAGTTTGGGTCAACGAGGAAAGGGTTAACGGCCGCCGGAGGCCGATCGGAACGGAACGAGTCCGCAACGAGACGACCACAAGATGTTGAGTCCGGCCGGCGCACGGGGACTCAAGCCAATGTGGTGTTGCGGCGAGGACTCAGCCTCGCGGCTCTTTCATTCTGCGGCGAAAGCGAGCCTTGGCTGGGCCGCGTCGGCAAGCACATCGCGGACCAGCCCGAAGCTTCGGCGATGCAGCGGTGTCGGGCCAAATTCGATCAGGGCGCGGCGATGATCGGCGGTCGGATAACCGCGGTTCCGCTCCCATCCGTAGCCGGGGTACTCCGCCGCATGGGCCGCCATGATTCGGTCTCGGGTGACCTTGGCGATGATCGACGCCGCCGCGATCGAACGGCAGCGCGCGTCCCCCGCCACGATCGCCCTGGATGGCCGCTCCCAGCGCGGCGAACGATTGCCGTCTACCAGGATGAAAGCAGGATCGAAGCCGAGCGCTTCCACCGCGCGGGCCATCGCCAGCATCCGCGCCCAATAGATGTTGAGCGCGTCAATCTCCTCGACGCTGCAGATACCCACACCGCAACGCGCCTGGCGCATCAGCTTGCCGTGCAGCGCCTCGCGCGCTTCGAGACTGAGCTTCTTGCTGTCGTCGATGCCGCGCGGAAAACGGTTGCGGTCGAGCACTACCGCAGCAGCCACGACGGGCCCTGCGAGCGGCGCGCAGCCTGCCTCGTCCACACCCGCGAGCGGAAGCGGATGATCCTTCTCGAGCTTGAAGCAGGGACGAGCCATTTGAGGGACTTAGCGGGCAGCGCTTCCGCACGAAAGCCCGCATCGGCAACCACTGGCCCACGCCGCCCAGTAGCACCTCAGCCGGCTGCCCGACCCCCTCCGCCAAAGCGACGAAGAGGGCCGGCAGGATCAGGCGTCGGCTTTCAATCGATTCTGAAAGCTCTTGCGCAACTTGTTGAGCTTGGGCGGAATGACCGCCATGCAATAAGGATTACGCTGGCCTTCGGTTTCCCAGTAATTCTGGTGATAATCCTCGGCCGGATACCAGGTCGACGCCGGTTCGATCGTGGTTACGATCCGACCACCCTGCTCCTCGTTCAGCGACGCGATCTTGGCGCGGGCTTCCTGCTCCTGCTCGTCGGACAAGGGGAAGATGGCGCTGCGATATTGCGTACCGATGTCGTTGCCCTGCCGGTTGAGCTGGGTCGGATCGTGTGTCGCGAAAAAGATGTCGAGCAAGTCGCCGTAGCCGACCACCTCGGGATCGAAAGTGACGCGGATCGCCTCAGCATGGCCGGTGTTGCCGCCGCACACCTGCTTGTAAGTCGGATTGACGGTATCGCCGCCGATATAGCCGCTTTCGACCCCGCTGACGCCCGCGACGTCGAGGAACACCGCCTCGGTGCACCAAAAGCATCCGCCGGCGAGGATGGCTTGTTGTTCGCTCATCAATACACTCCGTTTGTTCTCGGAGCGGATGTAGGAACGGGTGCCCGCTTTTGCGAGCCGTCAGGGGCGGTAGCTGGCCTTGAGACTGGCGAGCTCAAGCCGCTTGCCGACCCATTCGGCCAATTCCTCGAAGCTCAGTTCGCGGTCGAAGACGATGCCGGCGCGGCGGTCGGAATACCACCGCACCTCGCCCTTGATCGGGCGCAGGCTCTCAACCACCACGACGACCTTCGCGCCGATGCAATATTCGTCGATCGGGCCGACCTTCATGCCGCCCAGCGACATGTCGTGGACGTCGACCTTGTAATAAAGCTTGTTGATCTTGACGCTGGCCGAGCAGCCGACCTCAAGCCGGGGCGGACGCGGGCGAAAGCCGTGGCGCGGCTTTCGACCGGCCAGCAGCTCGCCGAGATCGAGGCTTTGATCGAACTTGAGTCCGATCAGCCCTTCGCGGATCCACACCACGCTGGCCGGAATGGCCTGGCTGTTGAATTCGATTCGGACTTCAGCGCCGATTGGTGGACAGCGCCCGCAATCGGCCATCAGGCCGCCTGCGGACATGTTGCGGATGCGGATCAGCTGCTCGCCGATCGCGCTGTTAAGCTTGGCGACGCGAAGGGTCGGTAGCAGCCGTTCGTCCGAGCGGCGTTCGGGGGGCCGGGGAACCGCCAGGCTCAATGACACCGTGGTCGAATCGAAGGCGGCCGCATCCACCTCTGCCGGGCGCCGCGTCTGGCGGCGGATCAGGCTCTGAAACACGCGTCCCGTCTCCTTCGCGACAACCCTCACGACAGGGGCCACGCAATGGCGCAGCGACCGGCTTCTAAACCCTTCCCGGTTAAGAACCGGTTGCAACTCTCCGGCAAAGGCGTGAAGGGGTGGGTTAATGCCCAATCTGCCCCGCCTGCTGCTCATCGACGACGAACCCGCGCTTGCCGACTATATGGCGACCGCCGCCCGGATGACTGGGTTCGACCCAACCGTCGCGGCCGACCACCAGAGCTTTCTCGACGCTTTCGGCGAAGCCAAGCCCGAGGTGGTGGTGCTGGACCTTGGTATGCCGAAGACCGACGGGGTCGAATTCCTCCGCTTTCTGGCCGAGCATGATTTTGCCGGGCCGGTCTTGATCGTGTCCGGTTTCGACCGGCGGGTGCTCGAAAGTGCTTTCCGGCTCGGGACCGAGCTCGGCCTGCAGATGGTAGGACCGCTGGAAAAGCCGGTCCTGCTGGACGACCTCGAAGCGCTGCTCCTTTCGCTCAGGCCGGCCAGAGCGAGGTGAAACACAAGGATGTGAGGTTGCTGGATGAGCTTGAGCGGACGCTCAGGCAGGGCGGCCTGCGTCTGGTCTATCAACCCAAGGTCGATGCGGTCGACGGCAGCCTCGTGCGGGTCGAAGCGCTGGTCCGCTGGGCGCACAGCGAGCTTGGCGCCATCCCCCCTGCCCGCTTCATCCCGCTGGCCGAAGAGCATGGCCTGATCGACGACCTTACCCAGTGGGCGCTTCGCACCGCACTGCGGCAATGGCGCGAATGGAAGGCGGCCGGGCTCGACACGTCGCTCGCGGTCAACATCTCGGCGATCAGCCTCGAGCAGCTCGATTTTCCCGATCTCGTCGAGCGGATGTGCCGGGCGCTCAGTGTACCGACCGATCGGCTGGTGCTCGAACTGACCGAAGGCGCGACCCAGCCGCTCATCAACATGATGGACACGCTGACCCGCTTTCGGATCAAGGGGCTCGGCCTTGCCCTCGACGATTTCGGAACCGGCTATTCGGGGCTGATGCAGCTTCGGCGGCTGCCCTTCAGCGAAATCAAGATCGATCGGCAGTTCATCACCGAGTTGACCACCAGCCGCGACGATCAGGTGATCGTGCGCGCGGTGATCGAGCTGGCGCATGGGCTCGATCTCAAGGTCACTGCCGAGGGCGTCGAGACCGCCGAGCAACTCGGCATCCTGCGCGCAATGGGGTGCGACCTCATCCAGGGCTATCTTCTGGCCCATCCGCTCGAGGCCGGCGATCTGGTCGCCTGGGCGATCCGGCACAAACGGCGCTGGAAGCTGCTGATCCGGCCGTCGGACGAGCAGCAGGGACGGCAGCGAATCGGCGCCTAAAGTGCCCGAGCTAGTTCCCGCGCCTTGGTCATGGCGGCGATCCCGGCATCGATCGTCGCATCGTGCTTGGCGAAACACAGGCGAACGAGGCCGCGCTCGGGCTTGCCCTCGGTAAAGGGCGATAAGGGAATGACGGCAGTTCCGGCATGCGCGACGGCAAGATCGGCAAAGGTGCGGTCGTCGAGGGCAATGCCGGACGCGACGAGGTCGACGCACTGAAAGTAGGTGCCTTCCGAAGGCAGGAGCACGAAGCCGGCCGCTTCCAACCCCTCGGCCAGCCGCCGGCGCGCACTCCCGAAGCCCTCGCGCGGCGCATCCAGCCATTCGATATGACGCAGGCCAGTCGCCACCGCGGCCTGCAGATGCGGCGGCGTGGCGAAGGTCAGATATTGATGCGCGCGAGCGATGACGTCGGCCAGCTGGCGCGGGGCCGCAGCCCAACCCACTTTCCAGCCGGTCAGCGAAAAGATCTTGCCCGCCGACCCGATCTTGATCGTCCGTTCGGGCGCTAGCGACGCCAGCGAGGTGAAGCGGGCGCCGGGCGCCAGTACCTCTTCCCAGACCTCGTCCGACACGATTAGCAGGTCATGCTCACGCGCGACCGCGACGACTGCGGCGAGTTCCTCCGCATCGAGCACCCGTCCGGTCGGATTGTGCGGGTTGTTCACGACCAGCATTTTGGTTGCCGAGGTCACGACGGCCGCGAGAAGGTCGCGATCGATGCGCCACGACGGCGGACGAAGCACGACTTCCTGCACCATGCCCCCGGCGCGGCGGATCAGCGGCGCATAAGCGTCATAAGCCGGCGCAATGACGATCGCGCCGTCGCCCGGCTCCAGCGCTGCGAGCAGCACCGCCGCGATCGCTTCGGTCGCGCCGCTGGTGACCACGAACTGCTCGGGAGCCAGCGCCAGCTGCTGCCGGTCGGCGTAGAAGGCGGCAAGTGCTTCCCGCAGGACCGGTAGACCGCGCGAGGGCGGATACTGGTTGCTGCCTTCGCGAAGCAGCCGGGCCGCTTCGTCGAGCAGCGGTTCGGGCCAGCCGAAGTCGGGGAAGCCCTGCCCGAGATTGACCGCGCCGTGGCGGGCGGCGGCGAGGCTCATCTCCTCGAAGATGCTGACGGGCATGGCTTCGAATTGCGGGTTCACAACAGTACCTTTCGCGCGCGGAGATCGGCGACCTCTCCTTGCCCCAGTCCGAGTTCGGCAAGGATGGCGTCGCCGTCGGCGCCTTCCGGCCGGGGCGCTCGCGGCGGCGGCGGCGGCGTGCCCTCCAGACGAGGCGCGGGTCGCGGTTGAATCACGCCATCGAGATCGAAGAAGGTATCACGGGCACGATTGTGAGGGTGATCGGGCGCTTCCTTCAGGTCGAGCACCGGGGCGACACAGGCGTTTCTGCCTTTGAAATGTTCGATCCATTCGTCGCGCGATCTTGTGGCGAAGACCTTCGCAATCGCTTCGCGGGAGGCCCCCTGCCCGACCCCAAGCCCGTCATACAGCGCGGCGCGAAATTGCGGCTCGATCGCGCCCACCGCGACCTCGCGGCCGTCGGCGCAGGCATAGCAGCCGTAGATCGGATCGCCGCCGTCGAGCAAATTCGCCTGCCGCTCGTCGCGCCACATTCCCGCCGCGCGCAGGCCGTAGATCAAGGCGCCGGTCAGCGCCGCGCCATCGGTCATCGCGGCATCGATGACCTGCCCCTCCCCCGATCGCTGCGCGGCGAGCAGCCCCGCCACCATCCCGAAGGCGAGCATCAACCCGCCGCCGCCATAATCGGCGACCAGATTAAGCGGGGCCGATGCGGGACGATCCTTTTCCCCGATGCAGGACAGGAGGCCGGTCAGCGCGAGATAGTTGATGTCGTGTCCGGCGTCCGCGGCAAGCGGCCCGGTCTGCCCCCACCCTGTCACGCGGCCGTAGACCAACCGCGAATTGTCCGCGAGCAGACGTTCCGGCCCCAGCCCGAGCCGCTCCATCACCCCCGGTCGATAACCCTCGATCAGCCCGTCGGCCGTCGCGGCCAGCCGGCGGACGATGTCACGCGCCTCTTCCTGCCGAAGATCGAGTGCGATGCTTTCGCGGCTGCGGGTTAGGGGATCATTGGGTACGGCGAGGTTGCCCGGCCGCTCGACCCGGATCACCCGCGCCCCGTGGTCGGCCAGCATCATCCCTGCAAACGGTCCCGGCCCCAGCCCCGCCATCTCGATGATCGTCAATCCGTGAAGCGCGCCGGCCATAAGGTCCTTTCCTTTGCGGCCTTGTCGCCTAGGCTGCGGCAAAGGCCAAGGAGGACGTGCATGCTGGATACCTCGTCGCGGACATTGTTCGACGCCGATCTCGACGCTTTCCGCGACACGGTGCGTCGGGTGGTCGCCAGCCTCGACACCGATCGCCACGAGCGCGAGGGCATCGTCGAGCGCGAAGCGTGGCTGCTTGCGGGCGAGGCCGGGATGCTGTGCCCGACCGTGCCGGAAGACTATGGCGGCCTCGGCCTCGACTTCCGCTTCAACGCCATCGTTTCGGAAGAGGCGAGCTACGCCGGAAGCGCGGTCGGCTGGTCGCTGCAAAGCGACATCGTCGCCGATTACATCCTCGCCTACGGGTCCGAAGAACAGAAGCAGCAGTGGCTCCCCAAAATGGTCTCGGGTGAAGCGATCACCGCCATCGCCATGACCGAGCCCGGTGCCGGAAGCGATTTGCAGGGCATGAAGACCATCGCGCGCAAGTCGGGTAACGGCTGGCGGCTGTCCGGCTCCAAGACCTATATCACCAACGGCCAAGCCGCAGACCTCGTCATCGTGTGCGCCCGCACCACCGAAGAAGGCGGAGCGCGCGGTATCTCGCTGTTCCTGGTCGAGACGGGCGACGAAGGCTTCACCCGCGGCCGCAACCTCGACAAGATCGGACTTCACGGCAACGACACCTCAGAGTTGTTCTTCGACGAGGTCCCGCTCCCGGCTGACCGCCTGCTCGGTGCCGAGAATGGCGGGTTCGCGATGCTGATGAACCAGTTACCGCAGGAGCGTTTGTCGATTGCCGTGCAATGCCAGGCTGCGGCGCAGCGCGCCTTCGACTTGGCGGTGGAGTTCACCAAGGACCGCAAGGCGTTCGGCAAGAGCGTGTTCGACTTCCAGAATACCCGCTTCACATTGGCCGACCTCAAGACCCGGCTGCAGGTCGGGTGGGCGCACCTCGACTGGGCGATCGCTCGCCACCTCGATGGCAAGCTGACACCCGCAGAAGCGAGCGCGGCGAAGTTGTTTCACTCCGAGCTGCAGTTCGCCGCCTGCGACACCTCGCTGCAACTACATGGCGGGGCGGGCTATATGAATGAATATTCGATCGCCCGGCTGTGGCGGGATGCCCGCGTGACCCGCATCTACGGGGGCACGAGCGAGATCATGAAGGAATTGATTGCGCGCTCGATCTGATTTGCCGTTGACCCTTTGCAACCCTCGCGTACTTACATTGTTGTAAGTCAAGCGAGCGGGAGAGAAATTGTTGAACGCCGAAGCGAGCAGCGCAGGACATCCGGTCCCAGCCGGCTGGGCCCCGGAACCGATCCCTGTCGGGGAGCTGCTGGTGCGCAGTGCGTCACGTCACGGCGATCGCATCGCGCTCGACTTCATGGGGCGTCGCTGGAGTTATGCCGCCTTGCTCGGCGACGCGGTCAAGGCGGCGCAGGGTTTTCTCGATATTGGTGTCACGCCCGGCACTCGGATTGGCCTGTTCCTGCCCAACACACCGCATTATCCGATCGCTTATTATGGCGCGTTGCTGGCCGGCGCGACGGTGGTCAACTTCTCGCCGCTCTATTCGCCCGATGAAGTCGCCTTCCAGGCGCGCGATTCGGGCACCGAGATCATGGTCTGCCTCGACCTTGCCAAGCTGTGGGCGCCAATGCAGCGGCTGCTCGACGATGGGTTGCTCAAGCACCTCGTCGTCGGCAACCTCCCCGAGGTCTTGCCGACGGCCAAGGCGCTTGGCTTTCGCTTGCTGAAGCGCAAGGAGCGCCAACGCCTCCCCAACGATCAACGCGTCACGGCATGGCGAAATCTCCTCAAGCCGGGCACTCAGAACGAGCTGCCTGCGATCGACCCCACGGCCATCGCCCTCCTACAATATACCGGCGGCACCACGGGCGTGCCCAAAGGCGCGGCGCTGACCCATGCCAACCTCACCGCCAACGCCCAGCAGCTGCTCGCGATCGACCCCAGTGGTGGCATGCGCGAAGCCCGCGCCCTCGGCGCGCTGCCGTTGTTTCACATTTTTGCCAACAGTGCGGTGCTTAATTCCACCATCGCCTCGGGTGGCGCGATCTACCTTATAGCACGATTCGACCCGGCGGAGGCTTTGGCTGCCGTGCGGCGTGGGCGGTTGACTGATCTGTTCGGGGTGCCGGCCATGTATCAGGCGATGATCGATCATCCCGACGTCGCCCGGACCCCGTTCGACAGCGTCCGGCAATGCTTTTCGGGCGGAGCAGCAATGACATCGGTGCTGAAGGACCGGTTCGAGAACGTTACCGGTGCCCGCGTGCTTGAGGGTTATGGCCTGACCGAAACGAGCGGGGTAGCGGCGGTCAATCCGTTTGTTGGCGAGACTCATGCCGGAACGGTGGGAATACCGCTTCCTGGAACCGAAATCCGGGCAGTCGCGGATCAGCCAAACGTCCAGTGTGTCCCAGGCCAGGTTGGCGAATTTCGCATCCGAGGACCGCAGGTCATGGCGGGCTATTGGAACGCCGAGCGCGGCGCGCCCGATCCCCTGCCTGGCGGCTGGCTCGCTACCGGCGACCTCGGCGTGGAGGAACCCGACGGCTTTCGGCGTCTGGTCGATCGCTCCAAGGACATGATCAATGTCGGCGGCTTCAAGGTTTTTCCAAGCCAGGTCGAAGCGGCCTTGCTCAAGGAGGAGGCGGTCAAG contains:
- a CDS encoding sigma-54 dependent transcriptional regulator, producing MRADTVRFLLLIDADPAERRVVASTAARAGWNTLGSPSGEQVHELLGGPNGHEVKAVLVGRWDPEAGPALVRSLRGDRPGLPIIVLAEGGSVGQAVDAMRAGASDFLVRPVAPERLLEALAVNADRRRASGELAPLSEKMAPSLALEELVGGAPDFRAALAVAAKAARSRLPLLIIGEAGSGKETVARAVHEASPRSRSSFVALDCRAVPANIVDSELFGHVAGAFPGAFAERIGKLVEADGGTLLLDEIGDLPASTQEALDRVLATGEVRPVGCNGSNSVDVRLIATSSKPLPDNFDQGLADRLAGTVVAVPPLRDRSGDIPALARHLLSRHTGQPGIRPLSIAEGALEVLMRYGWPGNVRQLSNVLFRAALQCEGSALTADDFPHIALQSKFTNRVGDTSREIGATAASAALAGGQGITLWQADGHLRSLEEIEGDLIRLAIGHYRGKMTEVARRLGIGRSTLYRKLAELGIDTGA
- a CDS encoding phosphodiester glycosidase family protein, translated to MQIVLLLVLLLAACKRPEPAPDIQETTASGPCRSLMFEGQRFTICRDPAARLELALNDFRGRPLRSFVALEQVLGDRATKVRFALNGGMFDHEGRPIGLANADGKEARPINRRTDGGGNFHLQPNGIFLVRNNGRAAIVRTQDYAPETAPRMATQSGPMLVIDGTVNPRFDADGRSRYVRNGVGVDGEGVPVFAISNAPVSFGKFARLFAGPLGCRNALYLDGSVSSLWDPANGRMDSLVPIGPMIVAIAS
- the folP gene encoding dihydropteroate synthase encodes the protein MTFRTILRPTGFVDAPFGFDGQVARLAGTMCWFSAVELLKVGHDGNVSPELIPVERLEQRLDTAAMVSDWAALTAPRKPLPLGQRTIRLDQPQVMAILNATPDSFSGGGEAASAEDGFAASEAGAAILDVGGESTRPGARAVWEGDEIERVVPLVQRLAAGGAAVSIDTRKASVMEAALGIGAALVNDVSALTWDPRSAEVVAKAGVPVVLMHHQGSPETMQDAPSYPRGALVEVFFWLEDRIAAAVEAGIARDRIIVDPGIGFGKTVAHNLELMNGLSAFHALGCPLLVGASRKRFIGALHNEAPADRRLGGSVVLAIKAAEQGAHLVRAHDTFETVQALRLWRGLRDQALTPRF
- a CDS encoding site-specific DNA-methyltransferase, with protein sequence MSPVKDALPRVRRKADVDPSGRIIAGDCIEAMRALPAGSVDLIFADPPYNLQLGGDLFRPEGGRVDAVDNDWDRFDSLAAYDKFTRAWLTEARRVLKDDGAIWVIGSYHNIFRVGAALQDLDFWILNDIVWRKSNPMPNFRGTRFTNAHETLLWCSKSQDSRYTFNYRAMKALNDDLQMRSDWVLPICSGGERLKGGDGHKAHPTQKPESLLYRVLLACTQPGDTVLDPFFGTGTTGAVAKRLGRHWIGIEREPDYIEVAEARIAATLPLDESAMETVPDKRSQPRVAFGLLVESGLVPPGTVLMDTKRRWKAAVRADGSLSCGPHAGSIHKVGAGLNKAPSCNGWTFWHVERMGRLVPIDTLRQEHLAGLA
- a CDS encoding ribonuclease HII codes for the protein MARPCFKLEKDHPLPLAGVDEAGCAPLAGPVVAAAVVLDRNRFPRGIDDSKKLSLEAREALHGKLMRQARCGVGICSVEEIDALNIYWARMLAMARAVEALGFDPAFILVDGNRSPRWERPSRAIVAGDARCRSIAAASIIAKVTRDRIMAAHAAEYPGYGWERNRGYPTADHRRALIEFGPTPLHRRSFGLVRDVLADAAQPRLAFAAE
- the msrA gene encoding peptide-methionine (S)-S-oxide reductase MsrA, translated to MSEQQAILAGGCFWCTEAVFLDVAGVSGVESGYIGGDTVNPTYKQVCGGNTGHAEAIRVTFDPEVVGYGDLLDIFFATHDPTQLNRQGNDIGTQYRSAIFPLSDEQEQEARAKIASLNEEQGGRIVTTIEPASTWYPAEDYHQNYWETEGQRNPYCMAVIPPKLNKLRKSFQNRLKADA
- a CDS encoding PilZ domain-containing protein; this encodes MFQSLIRRQTRRPAEVDAAAFDSTTVSLSLAVPRPPERRSDERLLPTLRVAKLNSAIGEQLIRIRNMSAGGLMADCGRCPPIGAEVRIEFNSQAIPASVVWIREGLIGLKFDQSLDLGELLAGRKPRHGFRPRPPRLEVGCSASVKINKLYYKVDVHDMSLGGMKVGPIDEYCIGAKVVVVVESLRPIKGEVRWYSDRRAGIVFDRELSFEELAEWVGKRLELASLKASYRP
- a CDS encoding response regulator — its product is MPNLPRLLLIDDEPALADYMATAARMTGFDPTVAADHQSFLDAFGEAKPEVVVLDLGMPKTDGVEFLRFLAEHDFAGPVLIVSGFDRRVLESAFRLGTELGLQMVGPLEKPVLLDDLEALLLSLRPARAR
- a CDS encoding EAL domain-containing protein, encoding MLDELERTLRQGGLRLVYQPKVDAVDGSLVRVEALVRWAHSELGAIPPARFIPLAEEHGLIDDLTQWALRTALRQWREWKAAGLDTSLAVNISAISLEQLDFPDLVERMCRALSVPTDRLVLELTEGATQPLINMMDTLTRFRIKGLGLALDDFGTGYSGLMQLRRLPFSEIKIDRQFITELTTSRDDQVIVRAVIELAHGLDLKVTAEGVETAEQLGILRAMGCDLIQGYLLAHPLEAGDLVAWAIRHKRRWKLLIRPSDEQQGRQRIGA
- a CDS encoding aminotransferase class I/II-fold pyridoxal phosphate-dependent enzyme, which encodes MNPQFEAMPVSIFEEMSLAAARHGAVNLGQGFPDFGWPEPLLDEAARLLREGSNQYPPSRGLPVLREALAAFYADRQQLALAPEQFVVTSGATEAIAAVLLAALEPGDGAIVIAPAYDAYAPLIRRAGGMVQEVVLRPPSWRIDRDLLAAVVTSATKMLVVNNPHNPTGRVLDAEELAAVVAVAREHDLLIVSDEVWEEVLAPGARFTSLASLAPERTIKIGSAGKIFSLTGWKVGWAAAPRQLADVIARAHQYLTFATPPHLQAAVATGLRHIEWLDAPREGFGSARRRLAEGLEAAGFVLLPSEGTYFQCVDLVASGIALDDRTFADLAVAHAGTAVIPLSPFTEGKPERGLVRLCFAKHDATIDAGIAAMTKARELARAL